Proteins encoded in a region of the Candidozyma auris chromosome 7, complete sequence genome:
- a CDS encoding CFEM domain-containing protein, translated as MQILPVFALAALVSAGQWDTYPKVPKTASINGFADPIYEKLPSCAKECVKVTTKITPCPYWDTGCFCVMPQWSGMVGSCFAEKCKGSDVASATSLAYSLCEKVGANIWMMPASVSTQLSEAAGTWQVAAATTKSSDFGDGAKLSSVVASAEKAEKTESKSSSAESSAAVPASSGSSGAAAATSGTSGAAGANSTGTGGSGSSNSSSSSSVGSGATYVQGTSVLAFILLAVVSAMS; from the coding sequence atgcaaatctTGCCTGTTTTCGCCCTCGCTGCCCTCGTTTCCGCCGGCCAGTGGGACACGTACCCCAAAGTGCCCAAAACAGCATCCATCAACGGATTTGCCGACCCCATCTACGAAAAACTCCCCTCTTGTGCCAAAGAATGCGTGAAAGTGACCACCAAAATCACCCCTTGTCCTTACTGGGACACTGGCTGTTTCTGCGTGATGCCCCAGTGGTCAGGAATGGTGGGGTCGTGTTTTGCCGAAAAATGCAAGGGCTCTGACGTTGCCAGCGCCACTTCTTTGGCCTATTCGCTTTGTGAAAAAGTCGGCGCCAACATCTGGATGATGCCTGCTTCTGTGTCCACACAGCTCTCGGAGGCTGCGGGCACGTGGCAGGTTGCAGCTGCCACCACGAAAAGCTCTGATTTCGGCGACGGCGCCAAGTTGTCTTCGGTGGTAGCTTCCGCCGAGAAAGCCGAAAAGACCGAGTCCAAATCGTCTCTGGCCGAGTCTCTGGCGGCGGTTCCTGCTTCTCTGGGAAGCTCTGGAGCTGCTGCGGCCACTTCTGGCACCTCGGGCGCCGCTGGGGCCAATAGCACTGGAACAGGGGGATCGGGCTCTTCCAACTCGAgttcgtcttcttcagtggGTTCAGGAGCAACGTACGTTCAAGGAACCAGTGTTTTGGCGTTTATTCTTTTGGCGGTGGTTTCGGCAATGAGCTAG
- a CDS encoding CFEM domain-containing protein: MFVVPLAALVASALAADNPWATYPSVPKSASINGFADPIFDSLPSCAQPCVKQSVSSTPCPYWDTGCLCVMTTWSSSVTECFAKNCKGDDAQKALDTSVNICKKVGVWEPYWIINAQASAAIESAIKEQATTQQETTSSKPETTSTSAPAEPTQETTATTGAPTSATSSQVEQTSAPAASSPKETSAAASAPAVSSFEGAGAGAKAGVAVGLAAGVAMLL; the protein is encoded by the coding sequence ATGTTCGTCGTCCCCCTTGCCGCTCTCGTCGCCTCCGCCCTCGCCGCAGACAACCCTTGGGCAACATACCCATCAGTCCCAAAATCTGCCTCCATCAACGGTTTCGCCGACCCCATCTTCGACTCCCTTCCCTCTTGCGCCCAACCCTGTGTCAAGCAGTCCGTTTCCTCCACGCCCTGCCCTTACTGGGACACCGGCTGTCTCTGTGTGATGACCACGTGGTCTTCGAGCGTCACCGAGTGTTTCGCTAAAAACTGTAAGGGCGATGACGCCCAGAAGGCCCTCGACACTTCGGTCAACATTTGCAAGAAGGTTGGTGTTTGGGAGCCTTACTGGATCATCAACGCCCAGGCCTCGGCTGCCATTGAGTctgccatcaaggagcaGGCCACCACGCAGCAGGAGACCACTTCTTCCAAGCCAGAAACCACCTCTACTTCTGCTCCTGCTGAACCCACCCAGGAGACCACCGCCACCACCGGTGCTCCTACTTCTGCCACTTCCTCGCAGGTTGAGCAGACCTCTGCGCcagctgcttcttctccaaaggaGACTTCTGCTGCTGCGTCTGCTCCAGCTGTGTCTTCGTTTGAAGgcgctggtgctggtgccaAGGCTGGTGTGGCTGTTGGTCTTGCTGCTGGTGTGGCCATGCTTTTGTAA
- a CDS encoding cytochrome P450, with translation MFLVPFLLIVLILLVAAKYIHLYFSHRKLASQWHTEPIEFHRNTLQTLPILFNGSENITSGRFLQYLTDRFEIRNCTAFSLTVPFFRQLILSRSPEVMKAMFSTQFGDFNLGVRRPAFFPLLGNGIFASEGSQWKHSRNLLKPQFSKEQVGQVEMLEPHVQSLVTLIKGSSGFFDIEALFYAFTLDAASDFLFGHSADVLGGAVVERKERSGSFSGELLVNRSSFDAALGFVGTYLQIRSSLFDLYWLANSREFQKNIGRIHAYTDQYVEKALQLTPEEIEQKSRESYIFLYELVKHTRNPVEIRDELLNILIAGRATTASLLSSVFMELSRRPEIWEKLRSEVLHHFGEGTSKISFSSLKRCTYLRYVVNETLRLWPPVPQNLREAEKDTTLPVGGGKDGKAPIFVRKGSIIVILVYCVHRLKNLYGEDAEAFRPERWAGLSKIGWGFMPFGSGPRVCLGQQFALTEVSYVLVRLAQTFETITSGEREYPPKMLATAVLKYKDGVKVKFGE, from the coding sequence ATGTTTCTTGTCCCGTTTCTCCTAATTGTGCTCATTTTActagtggctgcaaaatacatCCACCTCTACTTCTCCCACAGAAAACTAGCTTCCCAATGGCACACTGAGCCCATCGAATTCCACAGAAACACGCTCCAGACGCTTCCgattctcttcaatggcaGCGAAAACATCACATCGGGCCGTTTTTTGCAATACTTGACTGACCGCTTTGAAATCAGAAATTGTActgctttttctctcaCAGTGCCCTTTTTCAGGCAGCTTATTCTCAGCAGAAGCCCAGAGGTGATGAAGGCGATGTTTTCTACGCAGTTTGGCGATTTTAACTTGGGTGTTCGGCGCCCTGCGTTCTTCCCGCTCTTGGGTAATGGCATTTTCGCCTCTGAAGGCTCTCAGTGGAAGCATCTGAGAAATTTGCTCAAACCACAATTCTCCAAAGAGCAAGTAGGGCAAGTTGAGATGCTTGAGCCGCATGTTCAGAGTTTGGTGACTCTTATCAAAGGCAGTAGCGGCTTTTTCGATATCGAGGCGTTGTTCTATGCGTTCACGTTGGACGCAGCGTCggattttttgtttggcCACAGTGCAGACGTTTTGGGGGGAGCTGTggtggaaagaaaagaacgATCGGGCTCTTTTTCGGGAGAACTTCTTGTCAACCGCCTGTCGTTTGACGCTGCGTTGGGATTTGTGGGCACATACCTCCAGATCAGGCTGTCTCTCTTCGATCTTTACTGGCTTGCCAACTCCAGAGAGTTTCAGAAGAATATAGGCAGGATACACGCCTACACTGACCAGTATGTGGAGAAGGCGCTTCAGCTCACGCCAGAGGAAATCGAGcagaaatcaagagaaagcTACATTTTCCTCTATGAGCTTGTGAAGCACACAAGAAATCCTGTGGAGATAAGagatgagcttttgaatATCTTGATTGCAGGAAGAGCAACCACAGcactgcttcttctgctggtgTTCATGGAGCTCTCAAGACGTCCAGAAATATGGGAAAAGCTTCGCTCTGAGGTTTTGCACCATTTCGGCGAAGGTACGTCTAAAATCTCCTTTTCCAGCCTCAAAAGGTGCACATATCTACGCTACGTTGTCAACGAAACACTCAGATTGTGGCCGCCTGTTCCTCAGAATCTCAGAGAAGCCGAAAAGGACACCACGCTTCCtgttggaggaggaaaagaCGGCAAAGCTCCGATATTCGTTCGGAAAGGATCAATTATCGTGATCCTCGTTTATTGTGTCCACCGGTTGAAAAATCTATACGGAGAGGACGCAGAGGCGTTCCGTCCAGAGCGGTGGGCCGGTCTTTCCAAGATTGGCTGGGGATTTATGCCATTTGGAAGCGGTCCACGAGTTTGCCTTGGGCAGCAGTTTGCACTCACAGAGGTCTCTTATGTTTTGGTGCGTCTAGCACAGACTTTTGAGACAATCACTTCGGGAGAGAGAGAATACCCTCCGAAAATGTTGGCTACGGCAGTGTTGAAGTATAAAGACGgggtgaaggtgaagtttGGCGAGtaa
- a CDS encoding KH domain-containing protein yields the protein MISCPDLSLETFHPHEEILSLGADDNLKFNGDDLRELIAEIKKVSGAAIKTSRDPQTGQRSFLIHGFLVCVETAKDMILDKLTKPVTITFKIPSWKRSLVVGEKGKTVKALNKQFGVRIKAERKTLKPGWLQYDVVGFETPMYTYTNDQEERFVEELTVSIAGSRSRCERAKARILELLESKDQYRVTLSKTDSMIWKDFFDEQFCDNAISVFTNKYKDLIRITLRGDAEPVANAKRRLDDMIFVQLVRYSVSTVTVTHPVETSELESIFLVKIHEQYPQYQIVGLRDRVSAARHKLLQYPETGFFFSMNLAEYQKQPALHNLYHFIKSYEIRVILKDDYIVHIPRCDDEQLYKDRLISIVEDFSPDDVKAFTDFHPLLLKHFRHDLRDFLEWLHPMFSFDVCKKQITLITRYTSSENQPVHASQRVRDRFEEGVNQIREFQNRCISKVLQIPRHQHRLIEGPNGTTLSSIMSMFEDDRLFDEKSVHGFEYGSCLDDNTHGRDLKKEFSRENLYIERPLKIELGFNEMERSADSITIFGPESDVEEAENVIMQVLSDSTDKISFYQTMIEVPSIIISRVIAIRRYYFWSYIRKKFGVKLSILDNGKESLKIGCDFTSKTRILIKGIKFNVERAKDRILERSKNFEDRCFAIVEVDSRYNLRICGPNYSNLKQIMNEYGVCIDNGNSVVYPQLKKNEVGIFGPLESVGLAAECVKDLYLYVFMSSRVCSVDPGTVPIEYLEDMLCRKDQWLILNSRNFICCGCDFRLIKSTYEQTYADAVELQGDESSLRYAKEQIEDIKRNFVTMKFEVSSSVRHRISEESFEIKEKLTDVQKRYLITSRGGPTTYEIVSQGHRRDVIKIAEKIERILAEEEAGNEIAQ from the coding sequence ATGATTTCGTGCCCTGATTTGTCGCTAGAGACTTTTCACCCACACGAGGAGATTTTGTCGCTTGGCGCCGacgacaacttgaagttcaATGGGGACGATTTGAGGGAGTTGATTGCAGAAATTAAGAAGGTGTCAGGTGCTGCTATCAAAACGTCAAGAGACCCACAGACGGGCCAGAGGTCGTTTCTAATCCATGGTTTTTTGGTCTGCGTTGAGACGGCCAAAGATATGATTCTTGACAAGTTGACGAAACCAGTAACCATCACGTTCAAGATTCCctcttggaaaagaagtctTGTGGTGGGCGAAAAAGGGAAAACAGTGAAAGCACTCAATAAGCAGTTTGGCGTCAGAATCAAAGCTGAGCGGAAAACACTCAAGCCCGGCTGGTTGCAGTATGACGTTGTGGGGTTTGAAACACCGATGTACACATACACCAATGATCAGGAGGAGAGATTCGTGGAGGAATTAACCGTGAGCATTGCTGGAAGCAGACTGCGATGTGAGAGAGCAAAGGCCCGCATCTTAGAGCTCCTCGAGCTGAAAGATCAATATCGTGTAACTCTACTGAAGACGGATTCTATGATATGGAAGGACTTTTTTGATGAGCAGTTTTGTGACAACGCAATCTCAGTTTTCACTAACAAGTACAAAGATCTAATCAGAATAACGTTAAGAGGTGACGCGGAGCCTGTGGCCAACGCCAAACGGCGCTTGGATGACATGATATTTGTCCAGCTTGTAAGGTATTCAGTTCTGACGGTCACCGTAACTCATCCAGTTGAAACCAGTGAGCTCGAGtcaatcttcttggtgaaaatTCACGAGCAGTATCCGCAGTATCAAATTGTCGGCCTCAGAGATAGGGTTCTGGCCGCCAGGCATAAGTTGCTACAATATCCCGAGAcaggcttctttttcagcaTGAACTTGGCTGAGTATCAGAAGCAACCCGCTCTCCATAATCTTTAtcatttcatcaaactGTATGAAATCCGAGTTATTTTGAAAGACGATTATATCGTTCATATACCCAGATGCGACGATGAGCAACTCTACAAGGACAGGCTCATCTCAATTGTGGAGGATTTTTCACCTGATGACGTCAAAGCCTTCACAGATTTTCATCCTTTGCTACTCAAACATTTTCGGCATGACCTCCGTGATTTTTTAGAGTGGTTGCATCCCATGTTTCTGTTTGACGTGTGCAAGAAGCAGATAACGCTAATCACCCGATATACTCTGTCTGAGAATCAGCCAGTACACGCATCTCAGAGAGTGCGTGACAGATTTGAGGAGGGTGTGAATCAGATTAGGGAATTTCAGAACCGTTGTATACTGAAAGTTTTACAAATTCCTCGACATCAACATCGGTTGATAGAAGGCCCGAACGGCACAACGCTTTCGTCCATCATGTCCATGTTCGAAGATGATAGGCTTTTTGACGAAAAGTCTGTTCATGGCTTTGAGTATGGGAGTTGTCTAGACGACAATACACATGGTCGagacttgaaaaaagaattttCACGGGAAAACCTTTACATTGAAAGGCCCTTAAAGATAGAGTTGGGGTTCAATGAGATGGAACGTTCGGCTGATTCCATAACCATTTTTGGCCCCGAGTCTGAtgtggaagaagctgaGAACGTGATAATGCAAGTCTTGTCAGATAGTACAGACAAAATCAGTTTTTACCAAACAATGATAGAAGTGCCCTCTATTATCATCCTGCGGGTAATAGCCATTCGTCGTTATTACTTCTGGCTGTATATACGGAAGAAGTTCGGGGTGAAACTTTCAATCCTTGACAATGGGAAAGAATCCCTTAAGATTGGGTGTGATTTCACCTCCAAAACCCGTATATTGATAAAAGGTATCAAGTTCAATGTGGAAAGAGCTAAGGATCGTATATTGGAAAGGTCAAAAAACTTTGAAGATCGATGCTTCGCGATCGTCGAGGTTGATTCACGATATAACTTGAGGATTTGTGGTCCCAATTATTCAAACTTGAAGCAAATCATGAACGAGTACGGGGTCTGCATCGATAACGGAAATAGCGTTGTATACCCACAGCTCAAGAAAAACGAAGTTGGTATATTTGGGCCATTAGAAAGCGTTGGGTTGGCTGCAGAATGCGTTAAAGATCTATATTTGTACGTATTCATGAGCAGCCGAGTGTGTTCTGTTGATCCGGGTACAGTTCCTATCGAGTATTTGGAGGATATGCTTTGCCGTAAAGACCAATGGCTTATTTTGAATAGTAGGAACTTCATCTGCTGTGGCTGTGACTTTCGCCTTATCAAATCTACTTATGAGCAAACGTATGCTGATGCAGTCGAGCTACAAGGTGATGAGCTGTCTCTACGTTATGCGAAGGAACAAATTGAGGATATCAAGCGAAATTTTGTTACGATGAAATTCGAGGTTTCGTCCTCGGTTCGTCACCGCATAAGCGAAGAATCatttgagatcaaggaaaaaCTCACTGACGTCCAGAAAAGGTATCTAATAACGTCGCGTGGGGGACCAACTACGTATGAAATTGTTTCTCAGGGACATCGGCGTGATGTGATCAAAATCGCAGAGAAGATCGAACGCATtttggcagaagaagaggctgGAAATGAAATTGCTCAATGA